In Acinetobacter sp. WCHAc010034, a genomic segment contains:
- the ribE gene encoding 6,7-dimethyl-8-ribityllumazine synthase — protein MAVRRIEGLLHLASEGRYAILVGRFNSFVVEHLLDGAIDTLKRHGVSEDNITVVHAPGAWELPVVAKKLAATERFDAIIALGAVIRGSTPHFDFVAGECAKGLGVVGLDTGLPVINGVLTTDSIEQAIERSGTKAGNKGSEAALTAIEMVNLLKAI, from the coding sequence ATGGCAGTTCGCCGTATTGAAGGTTTATTACATCTCGCGAGCGAAGGCCGTTACGCGATTCTAGTTGGCCGTTTTAACAGCTTTGTAGTCGAGCATCTGCTGGACGGCGCAATTGACACATTGAAACGCCATGGCGTATCAGAGGATAATATCACTGTTGTTCATGCGCCGGGCGCCTGGGAACTGCCGGTCGTTGCTAAAAAGCTGGCAGCCACCGAACGCTTTGACGCCATCATTGCCTTAGGCGCAGTGATCCGCGGCAGCACGCCGCACTTTGACTTCGTTGCCGGCGAATGCGCCAAAGGCTTAGGCGTTGTGGGCCTCGATACGGGCTTGCCGGTGATTAACGGCGTATTGACTACGGACAGTATTGAACAGGCGATTGAACGCTCGGGTACAAAAGCGGGCAACAAAGGCAGCGAAGCTGCCCTGACCGCAATTGAAATGGTTAACTTGTTAAAGGCTATTTAA